In the genome of Sphingomonas naphthae, one region contains:
- the gloB gene encoding hydroxyacylglutathione hydrolase — translation MPSPIEIVRIPALSDNYVWLMHDADSGETVVVDPAVAEPVLAEADARGWRIGQIWNTHWHGDHVGGNLAIKAATGCRITGPVDEAAKIPGLDRAVGEGDVVAIGAHDARVIAVPAHTAGHIAYHLAGDDVAFVGDTLFAMGCGRLFEGTPEQMWRNMERLAALPPETRVYCAHEYTQSNGRYALAAEPDNRAVIERMRRVDAARAAGGATVPTTIGEERATNPFMRAGSAGELARRRAAKDVFAG, via the coding sequence ATGCCGTCGCCGATTGAGATCGTCCGCATTCCCGCGCTGAGCGACAATTATGTGTGGCTGATGCACGATGCCGACAGCGGCGAGACGGTCGTGGTCGATCCGGCGGTGGCGGAGCCGGTGCTGGCGGAAGCGGACGCGCGCGGGTGGCGGATCGGCCAGATATGGAACACGCACTGGCATGGCGACCATGTCGGCGGGAACCTCGCCATCAAGGCCGCGACGGGCTGCCGCATCACCGGGCCGGTGGATGAGGCGGCGAAGATTCCGGGGCTCGATCGCGCCGTGGGCGAGGGCGACGTCGTGGCGATCGGCGCGCATGACGCGCGGGTGATCGCGGTGCCGGCGCATACGGCGGGCCATATCGCTTACCATCTGGCCGGGGACGATGTGGCCTTCGTCGGCGACACATTGTTCGCCATGGGCTGCGGCCGGCTGTTCGAGGGGACGCCCGAACAGATGTGGCGCAACATGGAGCGGCTGGCCGCGCTGCCGCCCGAAACGCGCGTCTATTGCGCGCACGAATATACCCAATCGAACGGCCGCTACGCGCTGGCGGCGGAACCCGACAATCGCGCGGTGATCGAGCGGATGCGCCGAGTCGATGCGGCGCGCGCGGCGGGCGGGGCGACCGTGCCGACGACGATCGGCGAGGAGCGCGCGACCAACCCGTTCATGCGTGCGGGGAGCGCGGGGGAACTGGCGCGCCGCCGCGCGGCGAAGGACGTGTTCGCCGGCTGA